In Eupeodes corollae chromosome 3, idEupCoro1.1, whole genome shotgun sequence, a single genomic region encodes these proteins:
- the LOC129951300 gene encoding opsin Rh1-like isoform X1, with protein MQSLIGPQYLPLNNGSVVDKVTPDMLHLIHPYWHRFPPMEPVMTKILGTFLGMAGILSFFGNGMVVYIFSTTKALRTPANLLVLNLAFSDFSMMTTSCPMITINLFHETWVLGPLVCDIYGMLGSIFGCVSIWTMCMIAVDRYEVIVKGVTGRPMTVKLAIVKIILIWVFSAFWTVAPMFGWSRYIPEGNLTSCGVDYLTQDWNPKSYLIAYTIFCYILPLFLICYSYWFIIAAVSAHEKAMREQAKKMNVKSLRSSEDANKSTEGKIAKVALVSISLWFLAWTPYGILNFMGFFESDALTPTISIWGAAFAKAGSSYNPVVYGISHPKYRSALKERFSFLVCGKTEEPIRSELSSVGTIKEHEETAT; from the exons ATGCAATCCTTAATTGGACCGCAATATCTGCCCCTAAATAACGGTTCGGTTGTTGACAAA GTAACTCCGGACATGTTGCACCTGATTCACCCTTATTGGCATCGATTCCCTCCTATGGAACCTGTAATGACGAAAATTCTTGGTACTTTCCTGGGAATGGCTGGGATATTATCTTTCTTTGGCAATGGCATGgtagtttatatattttcaacaacTAAAGCTCTCAGGACACCAGCCAATTTGCTGGTCCTTAATTTGGCGTTTTCGGATTTTTCAATGATGACAACAAGCTGTCCAATgataacaataaatttgtttcacGAAACATGGGTATTGGGCCCGTTGGTTTGTGACATTTATGGTATGTTGGGATCGATTTTTGGATGTGTATCGATCTGGACAATGTGCATGATAGCGGTGGATCGATATGAAGTAATAGTGAAGGGTGTTACTGGACGCCCAATGACAGTGAAACTAGCAATAGTCAAAATCATACTTATTTGGgttttttcagcattttggaCTGTTGCTCCTATGTTTGGATGGAGTAG ATACATTCCAGAGGGAAATCTAACCTCGTGTGGAGTTGACTATCTCACTCAAGATTGGAACCCCAAGAGCTACCTCATAgcctatacaattttttgttatatccTTCCGCTCTTCCTCATATGCTATTCTTACTGGTTTATAATTGCT GCTGTATCAGCTCACGAAAAGGCAATGCGTGAACAAGCCAAGAAAAtgaatgtcaaatcattgcggTCTTCAGAAGATGCCAATAAAAGTACCGAGGGGAAAATAGCTAAAGTAGCCTTAGTTTCTATTTCACTTTGGTTTTTGGCTTGGACCCCTTAtggaatattgaattttatgggATTTTTCGAATCCGATGCTCTCACACCTACAATTTCAATTTGGGGTGCAGCATTTGCAAAAGCTGGATCATCCTATAATCCGGTTGTTTATGGAATAAG ccaCCCAAAATACCGTTCGGCACTGAAAGAGCGATTTTCTTTTCTAGTTTGTGGTAAAACGGAGGAGCCGATACGAAGTGAACTTTCTTCAGTGGGTACTATCAAAGAACATGAAGAAACTGCTacataa
- the LOC129951300 gene encoding opsin Rh1-like isoform X2: protein MQSLIGPQYLPLNNGSVVDKVTPDMLHLIHPYWHRFPPMEPVMTKILGTFLGMAGILSFFGNGMVVYIFSTTKALRTPANLLVLNLAFSDFSMMTTSCPMITINLFHETWVLGPLVCDIYGMLGSIFGCVSIWTMCMIAVDRYEVIVKGVTGRPMTVKLAIVKIILIWVFSAFWTVAPMFGWSRYIPEGNLTSCGVDYLTQDWNPKSYLIAYTIFCYILPLFLICYSYWFIIAAVSAHEKAMREQAKKMNVKSLRSSEDANKSTEGKIAKVALVSISLWFLAWTPYGILNFMGFFESDALTPTISIWGAAFAKAGSSYNPVVYGISLW, encoded by the exons ATGCAATCCTTAATTGGACCGCAATATCTGCCCCTAAATAACGGTTCGGTTGTTGACAAA GTAACTCCGGACATGTTGCACCTGATTCACCCTTATTGGCATCGATTCCCTCCTATGGAACCTGTAATGACGAAAATTCTTGGTACTTTCCTGGGAATGGCTGGGATATTATCTTTCTTTGGCAATGGCATGgtagtttatatattttcaacaacTAAAGCTCTCAGGACACCAGCCAATTTGCTGGTCCTTAATTTGGCGTTTTCGGATTTTTCAATGATGACAACAAGCTGTCCAATgataacaataaatttgtttcacGAAACATGGGTATTGGGCCCGTTGGTTTGTGACATTTATGGTATGTTGGGATCGATTTTTGGATGTGTATCGATCTGGACAATGTGCATGATAGCGGTGGATCGATATGAAGTAATAGTGAAGGGTGTTACTGGACGCCCAATGACAGTGAAACTAGCAATAGTCAAAATCATACTTATTTGGgttttttcagcattttggaCTGTTGCTCCTATGTTTGGATGGAGTAG ATACATTCCAGAGGGAAATCTAACCTCGTGTGGAGTTGACTATCTCACTCAAGATTGGAACCCCAAGAGCTACCTCATAgcctatacaattttttgttatatccTTCCGCTCTTCCTCATATGCTATTCTTACTGGTTTATAATTGCT GCTGTATCAGCTCACGAAAAGGCAATGCGTGAACAAGCCAAGAAAAtgaatgtcaaatcattgcggTCTTCAGAAGATGCCAATAAAAGTACCGAGGGGAAAATAGCTAAAGTAGCCTTAGTTTCTATTTCACTTTGGTTTTTGGCTTGGACCCCTTAtggaatattgaattttatgggATTTTTCGAATCCGATGCTCTCACACCTACAATTTCAATTTGGGGTGCAGCATTTGCAAAAGCTGGATCATCCTATAATCCGGTTGTTTATGGAATAAG TTTGTGGTAA
- the LOC129949255 gene encoding opsin Rh1-like, protein MESLHYMGPHFAALQNGSVTDKVTPDMAHLIHPYWNKFPPVDPLMTKLLGTFLGIMGCLSFVGNGLVVYIFSTTKALRTPANLLVLNLAFSDFCMMASNCPMMAINLFFETWVLGPFMCDMYAMLGSVFGANSIWSMSMIALDRYEVIVKGVSGRPMTIKLAVIKIVMIWTMATFWTIAPMMGWNRYVPEGNLTSCGLDYLEQDWNPKSYLIFYTIFVYLLPLFVICYSYWFIIAAVAAHEQAMREQAKKMNVKSLRSQEDTDKSAEAKLAKIALVNISLWFFAWTPYGILNWMGFFGSQALTPTLTIWGAVFAKSGSSYNPIVYGISHPKYRIALKEKCPCCVCGDTEEPKASDASSQATNAETPA, encoded by the exons ATGGAGAG tttgCATTACATGGGGCCACACTTTGCAGCCCTTCAAAACGGCTCTGTTACCGACAAG gtaACACCCGACATGGCGCACCTTATCCATCCGTATTGGAATAAATTTCCACCAGTAGACCCCCTTATGACGAAACTCCTGGGCACATTCTTAGGAATCATGGGTTGTCTATCTTTCGTGGGAAACGGATTggttgtttatatattttcaacaacaaaagcaCTACGAACACCAGCCAACTTATTGGTGCTAAACTTGGCGTTTTCTGACTTTTGTATGATGGCTTCAAATTGCCCAATGATGGCAATAAACCTATTTTTCGAAACATGGGTACTAGGGCCCTTCATGTGCGATATGTACGCTATGCTGGGTTCCGTTTTTGGTGCCAATTCAATTTGGTCTATGAGCATGATAGCTTTGGACCGATATGAAGTAATTGTCAAAGGTGTTTCTGGACGTCCAATGACAATAAAACTAGCTGTGATAAAAATTGTTATGATTTGGACAATGGCAACTTTCTGGACGATTGCACCAATGATGGGTTGGAACAG atatgttcCTGAGGGAAATCTAACTTCATGCGGCTTAGATTATCTCGAACAGGACTGGAATCCAAAAAGCTATCTGATATTTTATACTATTTTCGTGTACCTCCTTCCTCTGTTTGTCATTTGCTATTCCTACTGGTTTATTATTGCG GCTGTTGCAGCTCACGAACAAGCAATGCGAGAACAAGCCAAAAAGAtgaatgtcaaatcattgcgcTCTCAAGAGGACACAGACAAGAGTGCCGAAGCTAAATTAGCTAAAATTGCTTTGGTCAATATTTCATTGTGGTTCTTCGCGTGGACACCATACGGCATACTTAATTGGATGGGATTCTTCGGATCTCAGGCTCTAACACCAACTTTAACTATTTGGGGGGCAGTATTTGCCAAATCAGGATCCTCATATAATCCTATAGTTTATGGCATAAG CCATCCCAAATATCGTATTGCTCTTAAGGAGAAATGTCCATGTTGTGTATGTGGCGATACAGAAGAACCAAAAGCTAGTGATGCATCTTCACAAGCAACTAATGCTGAAACGCCTGCATAA